In Bactrocera oleae isolate idBacOlea1 chromosome 3, idBacOlea1, whole genome shotgun sequence, a genomic segment contains:
- the LOC118683063 gene encoding uncharacterized protein, whose translation MASLNLRTSAQAAIVRIGKLTEAATYDPDSIECDYHTDLVSSAQASELTTHDEFLAATELLYTQICIRLRRICGASAGDNRVTNQLDMRLDPIKIPVFNGDPANWLPFKDLFEALVHNRTDLDSSYKLSKLRQHVNADSVPLVGGLYTGGYEDMWQELKRRFDNPRLLVESHVQRILDLPNQPVESQKCLLRLVDTVQNVMRALSVMGFPKRANNLVQGTTNGTTTMHQRPARPVKAHVAAVNSSEPLHSGKVGTVVCQLCSNGHRIYECQRFINLTIPERWNTVKRLSLCFNCLGADHGSRDCVRCHHRHHTMLCKDNVANNSPTMVEDINSQTPDRNIPSGAPSTQVPQRLRRSSLLTTTEDNSHVALYASWALRHPGEIRIEGIGSNAAVYSKGHITVQMQAAFDNSSNFKLEAFVVPKITSVTPDTKINAEAWSHLKDLPLADPTFGTPGQVDLLLGADVLMDIFQEGLIQGSPEQPCALNTRLGWVVFGPVTSSADTTSHTSLTAKCVNEQRLNKLLRSFWELEEPTLTSEVQVDDCEKIFNDTVTRTSDIRYEVQILFRPDAPALGESHQSAVRQFLQLERRLMNDPCLREQYITFMREYIALDHMEVSRETFIGKETGYFIPHHAVTTKFRVVFNASAKTSNGTSLNDTQFSGPQLHANIVDILNRFRKFNVAITADVKKMFRQILIDTRHRKWQQILWRESPDEPLQVYELKTVTYGMACSPFNAIRALRQCANDNYKVIYNPSRAAAARHSILYNFYVDDYLESVDSDELAVTRAQDVATVLKQGQLILGKWNSNSTHVLSTITGTTVSASELELDNSTTKVLGLYWDPVSDELFFKVSMIDDTSMHTKRRVLSDVAKLYDPTGVLAPVVVLAKLFIQDLWKAGLPWDAELPAELLNTWLIFRNSLQDISRLPKSKIAPIKDVTIPRLELCGAHLLTKTLDNVRKALDLQDAPCTYWSDSTIVLCWIRKTPSTFKQYVSNRVAYIQANSDINAWKHIRSESNPADCASRDLSPALLAEHHLWWTGPTCIHRGVGCTMSLPVLTEEEEQLSIAESRPVSIFVSRADYQWIMISTRDKRIPLVEKFSKLSRLLNTTVWLRRWLPKYRGYRNDVVSFEEQRWALLLHVRQAQGNHFKHETKSLALHSRIVGRSQIIALNPFLDTDGILRVGGRLTNTDLDEAHRHPIIIPRGALAYLLVSDAHTRCLHGGIQQMLQFLRQRFWLIGARAQVKSFIWTCTTCRRHLQILQRQQMASLPKERVLVAPPFSRSGLDYCGPFHVRVGMHRATPTTKTYAAIFVCMASRAVHIELAEDLSTQAFIDVYDRFISRRGICTTLYSDNGTQFVGANRQMQEDLRNWVATYAQQHLAAEGTCWKFITPSAPHHGGLWEAAVRSAKKHLLRVMGSQTLRYTELSTLLARIEACLNSRPLIALYDDPEAPENRLRYWQRLQKMLEHFWRRWQSEYLQTLQTRNKWTRAEPNVQRGDIVLIRGENLPPSVWRMGRVIDVHPGSDGLVRTVTIEYNANQRSSDGIPIKQRCQRPVQKLCRLTGPAEELLNREGSAGQDVQDLSTLECSPVHN comes from the exons ATGGCAAGCCTAAATCTACGTACTTCAGCGCAAGCCGCGATTGTGCGCATTGGAAAACTGACAGAAGCAGCTACTTACGATCCGGACAGCATTGAGTGCGAT TATCATACTGACTTGGTTTCCTCAGCACAAGCCAGTGAATTGACCACGCATGACGAATTCCTGGCTGCAACAGAATTGCtgtacacacaaatatgtattcGACTACGCCGGATATGTGGCGCAAGTGCAGGTGATAATCGTGTAACGAATCAATTGGACATGCGATTAGATCCAATTAAGATTCCTGTGTTCAATGGTGATCCAGCGAATTGGCTGCCTTTTAAGGATTTGTTTGAGGCACTGGTTCATAATCGTACAGATCTGGATTCTAGTTACAAATTGAGTAAGTTACGCCAACATGTAAATGCAGACAGCGTACCATTGGTTGGCGGATTATATACAGGCGGCTACGAAGACATGTGGCAGGAATTGAAACGGCGTTTTGATAATCCACGTTTGTTGGTTGAATCTCACGTGCAGCGTATCCTGGATTTGCCCAACCAACCCGTCGAATCCCAGAAGTGCTTGCTCCGACTAGTAGACACCGTGCAAAATGTGATGCGAGCCCTAAGTGTTATGGGCTTTCCG aAGCGGGCCAACAATTTGGTTCAAGGAACTACGAACGGTACAACAACTATGCATCAGAGACCAGCCCGTCCCGTTAAAGCTCATGTGGCAGCGGTAAATTCATCTGAGCCGTTACATTCCGGGAAAGTTGGAACGGTTGTTTGCCAACTTTGTTCTAACGGGCACCGAATATATGAATGCCAACGGTTCATCAATCTTACAATACCCGAACGGTGGAATACAGTTAAGCGGCTCTCATTATGTTTCAATTGTCTTGGGGCTGATCATGGATCGCGTGATTGTGTTAGATGCCATCATCGCCATCATACTATGCTTTGCAAAGACAACGTTGCGAACAATTCACCGACTATGGTGGAAGACATTAACAGTCAAACTCCCGATCGGAATATACCCAGTGGAGCACCTTCCACACAGGTGCCACAG CGACTGCGAAGGTCATCATTATTGACCACAACGGAAGACAATTCGCATGTCGCGCTTTATGCGAGCTGGGCTCTCAG GCATCCAGGAGAGATACGAATTGAAGGCATTGGTTCTAACGCTGCAGTCTATAGTAAGGGCCATATAACGGTTCAGATGCAGGCTGCCTTTGACAACAGCAGTAACTTCAAACTTGAGGCTTTTGTCGTGCCGAAAATAACCTCAGTAACGCCAGATACTAAAATAAACGCAGAAGCCTGGAGCCATTTGAAGGATTTGCCGCTAGCCGACCCAACATTTGGCACTCCGGGTCAGGTGGATTTACTACTTGGTGCTGACGTACTGATGGATATCTTCCAAGAGGGTTTAATACAGGGGTCTCCAGAGCAACCTTGCGCTTTAAACACCCGTCTTGGCTGGGTAGTATTCGGACCAGTCACAAGTTCCGCTGACACCACATCACACACATCTCTTACTGCGAAATGCGTCAACGAACAACGGCTGAACAAGTTACTTAGGAGCTTCTGGGAACTCGAAGAACCCACATTAACATCCGAAGTCCAAGTTGATGACTGCGAGAAGATCTTCAACGACACAGTCACCCGCACTTCAGACATTAGATACGAGgtgcaaattttatttcggCCAGATGCTCCTGCACTTGGCGAATCTCATCAATCGGCAGTTCGCCAGTTTTTACAACTCGAGCGGCGTCTGATGAACGACCCTTGTCTTCGTGAGCAGTACATCACATTTATGCGAGAATATATTGCTCTCGATCATATGGAGGTTAGCAGAGAAACCTTCATTGGCAAAGAAACTGGTTACTTCATACCTCATCATGCTGTAACCACAAAATTTCGCGTGGTTTTCAACGCTTCCGCGAAGACTTCTAATGGGACATCCTTAAACGATACACAGTTTTCTGGACCTCAGTTACACGCAAATATTGTCGACATTCTTAACCGTTTTCGCAAATTCAACGTAGCAATTACTGCAGACGTTAAGAAAATGTTCCGACAAATATTGATAGACACACGACATCGTAAATGGCAACAAATACTTTGGCGTGAATCACCAGATGAACCTCTTCAAGTATATGAATTGAAGACGGTAACTTATGGAATGGCTTGTAGCCCATTCAACGCAATACGCGCACTGCGTCAATGTGCGAATGACAATTATAAGGTCATCTATAACCCAAGCCGGGCTGCCGCAGCGCGTCATAGCATACTTTATAATTTCTACGTTGATGACTATTTGGAAAGCGTCGACAGCGACGAACTTGCCGTTACCCGAGCTCAAGACGTAGCAACGGTTTTGAAACAAGGACAATTAATATTGGGAAAGTGGAATTCCAACTCTACACATGTATTATCTACAATAACCGGTACAACAGTTTCCGCATCGGAACTGGAGTTAGACAACTCAACGACAAAGGTATTGGGTCTTTACTGGGATCCAGTGAGTGACGAACTCTTCTTCAAGGTAAGCATGATTGACGACACCTCCATGCATACTAAACGAAGGGTTTTGAGTGACGTGGCGAAATTATACGATCCAACTGGCGTATTAGCACCTGTAGTCGTGTTGGCCAAACTATTCATACAGGACTTATGGAAAGCTGGTCTACCATGGGATGCCGAACTCCCAGCAGAGCTGCTCAATACATGGTTGATATTTCGGAATAGCTTACAAGATATTTCACGTCTTC CGAAGTCGAAGATAGCACCAATTAAGGATGTGACTATACCGCGCCTCGAACTATGTGGTGCTCATCTTCTAACCAAGACGCTGGATAACGTACGTAAGGCTCTAGATTTACAGGACGCCCCATGTACGTATTGGAGCGATTCTACTATTGTATTATGCTGGATTCGCAAAACGCCATCCACGTTCAAGCAATACGTATCGAATCGTGTAGCTTACATCCAAGCCAACTCAGACATTAATGCTTGGAAACACATTCGCTCGGAATCGAATCCAGCCGATTGTGCAAGCAGGGATCTATCTCCTGCTCTCTTAGCAGAGCATCACCTTTGGTGGACGGGACCGACGTGCATACATCGAGGTGTGGGCTGTACAATGAGCCTACCCGTTTTGACGGAAGAGGAAGAGCAACTCTCCATAGCTGAATCTCGTCCGGTCTCCATCTTCGTTTCTAGAGCTGATTACCAGTGGATTATGATATCCACGAGAGACAAGCGGATACCTCTCGTAGAGAAATTTAGCAAATTGAGTCGTTTACTCAACACCACTGTTTGGTTAAGGCGATGGTTACCGAAATATCGTGGTTACAGGAACGATGTAGTTTCTTTCGAAGAACAGCGATGGGCGTTACTTCTGCACGTTCGACAAGCACAAGGTAATCATTTTAAACACGAAACTAAATCGCTTGCATTGCATTCCAGGATTGTGGGTCGTAGTCAAATCATAGCACTCAATCCATTCTTGGATACTGACGGCATACTGAGAGTAGGTGGTCGACTCACCAACACCGACTTAGATGAAGCTCATCGACATCCAATTATAATTCCACGTGGGGCCCTGGCTTACTTGCTAGTCTCTGATGCGCATACACGTTGCCTACATGGTGGTATACAACAAATGCTGCAGTTTCTTAGACAACGTTTCTGGCTTATAGGGGCACGAGCTCAAGTAAAGTCTTTCATCTGGACATGCACTACATGTCGTAGGCATCTTCAAAttctacaacgccagcaaaTGGCTTCGCTTCCAAAAGAACGAGTATTAGTGGCACCACCATTTTCTCGTAGCGGATTGGATTACTGCGGGCCATTTCATGTCCGTGTGGGAATGCATCGTGCTACCCCGACTACAAAAACATACGCtgccatatttgtttgtatggctTCACGAGCGGTACATATTGAGCTGGCAGAGGACTTGAGTACACAGGCATTTATAGATGTTTACGATCGCTTCATTAGTCGGAGAGGTATATGCACCACTTTATACAGTGataatggaacacaattcgtaGGCGCGAATCGTCAAATGCAGGAGGACTTAAGAAATTGGGTAGCGACATATGCTCAACAACATTTGGCAGCTGAAGGTACCTGTTGGAAGTTCATAACCCCTTCCGCACCTCATCATGGAGGTCTATGGGAGGCGGcagttcgttcggctaaaaagCATCTACTGCGGGTCATGGGCAGCCAGACGCTGCGTTACACTGAGTTGTCCACTCTCTTGGCTCGCATTGAAGCGTGTCTGAATTCGAGACCACTGATAGCTCTCTATGATGATCCAGAAG CTCCAGAAAATCGTCTTCGATATTGGCAACGACTCCAGAAAATGCTGGAGCACTTTTGGCGTCGCTGGCAATCCGAATACCTACAAACTCTCCAAACTCGGAATAAATGGACTAGAGCGGAACCCAATGTGCAGCGTGGTGACATCGTTCTTATACGTGGTGAAAATCTACCACCATCGGTTTGGCGTATGGGACGCGTTATTGACGTTCACCCGGGCAGTGATGGCCTGGTACGTACCGTGACGATAGAGTACAATGCAAACCAGAGATCATCGGATGGAATTCCTATTAAACAGCGGTGTCAGCGACCGGTGCAAAAATTATGCCGCCTAACAGGTCCCGCAGAAGAATTACTGAACCGCGAGGGTTCAGCCGGGCAGGATGTTCAAGATTTAAGTACATTAGAATGCAGTCCTGTACACAATTAG